Part of the Candidatus Neomarinimicrobiota bacterium genome is shown below.
TCATCCGTCCCGACCCTTCGGGACGGATACTCCCCACAAGGGGAGAGTAAAATGATCCCCTCTTGAGAGGGGTGGAGTTTATCCCGATTCTATTTCGGGAGGGTGTGTAATTCAGTTTAGAGGATGATATTTATCCTCTCCCTAATTTCCACCATTTGAGAGCTGCTTGAAGCAGGTCTAACGATTCCTCGGCTATCTCGCGCCATTCATTGGCAGTTATATCTCTCCCGCCTTCTGATTCGGCATGTTTCGCTATCCTGACTTTCTGAAAGAGCTCCTTTGCCTCTTTTATCATCCCCGCTATCTGTTTGAGCTTGAATACTCCCGCCACCACCATCCCGGCTGACAATAGATATCCGGCTATTGCGAACATATTGACTCCTCGAATTATATGTGCGGGTTTGGGTATTTCCTAACCGCACTCATTACGATTCCCCGCTATAAATTCTCGGATTCGTCAGGTTCCTCCGGCAGCTTCAGCATTTGGATCGTCTTTTGAAACGACTCATGAACCGTCTGCTTTTTAACTCCCAGCATCTCTCCTATCTCCTCGAACGTGAACCCTTTCGCCCTCAGGAGAAATATCTCCACCTGCCGTTCTGTGAGTTTGCGTGAATTGACTATGAACTCGCACAGATGCTTTGTCATCAGCTTGTAGAGCCGGTTCGACGATTCCGACTCCTCTAATGCGGTGGAATAACTCTGTTTTTCTGTTATGAAATCGAGTGACACGGCACTTCCTCCTTTTCCGGCTTTGCCGGAACGTTGTAAGAAGCTCCGTGTGTGGTGGCTTCGTTCTCAGTGCGGACTATAAATCTCTATATCGCACTGAAGTTATTATTTAAATTATTACTCTAACACCGTGTGTGGTAGTTGGTTATCTCCTATCCTCTCCTTCGGCACGAAGACCCACCCATGCCGCAGACGGAACTCAAACCACTGGAATTCACCTATCCGGACCTTGCAGCGGTAATCGTCATTTTCAAGCGTCCAGTTTGAATATTTCCCGTCTTCGCGCCAGAACTGTTTCACCTTTTCAAAATGTGTTTTCTCCAACTCGTTCATCTGCGTATTCAGTGTCATTTCGGCATCCATTCGCCTTTTTCAAAGTCGAAGCGGTGAGTACTGTCTAATCCCCGCTGCTCGCCGGCAGCTAACATCAGACTGTTATTCTTCGTGCGCATCCGCCTGCAGTGACTCAGAATTGCGTATGCGCCCGGCATTTTTTTAGGCGACTCTTTGCATGCCTCACCGATCGCCTCTTTAACTAATTTATTCCGGTAAGCTTCTACCAGATTAGTGTAGGCGCGGGCCCTCTTTTTGTTCTCTTCAAGTATCGCTTTTGCTCCGTATTTAAACGTAATTCCGTAGCTGTAGAACAGATCCCTTATAAGCTGAGCTACCGACAGCTCTCTCTCTTTTTCTTTATTTTGAGAGAGTTTACGCACTATTTACCTTCGCTTTCTTTCGAATTGCGGTCAGGGCAAGCCCTAACCCGCACTTTAATCTGAATATGAAGCTGAATAGCGCTGTTACAACTCCGTTTCAATTCCATGACATCGCCGTATCTCATATTTGCTCCAATCTCACTATTCTCAATACTTATTGCTTTGCCTGAAACGCCTGACGCGTTGATTATCCTTCTCTCTCTGCTCTTCTTCGCTTCTCATTCTGCGCGATTCTATGGTCAGTAACCCGTTTGAAAATCTGAACTTTCCTATCTTGTGTTCTCTGAGTTCTCTGACTATCCTTTCGACCTCCCCGGTCGAGCATCCCATGACGTTTGCCCAGGACCTGAGAGATTGCCGCTTCTTGCCCCGCTCGGGAGAAAAATGCAGCTGCCCCATGATCCGCATCCATCCTCCTACCGCTTTAAGAGATAACGCCCTCGTGTCTCTATCAAAGTCCATCCAGTAAAACATCGATGCCGGTCGCTTACCCATTATCTTTTTCCTCCTCCTTCGAGGGAGGTGGCTTCCGTCCCGAGACTTCGGAACGGAAGACGGAGGGTGTGATTTGACGAAATGGCAGCGGAAACACCCCTCGTCCCGAATTTTCGGGACACTCCCCTCGAGGGGAGAGGTTTGGAGTTCCCCTCTTGAGAGGGGAAAGCCAGCAGAGGCTGGCAGGGGTGTGTTATCTTATAATTATTCTGTATCATCACTATGCAAATTATCCAAAACCACTTCGAGGGCGTCGGCGGCTTCAAGGAGCATCCCTTCACCCGTGTTCATGACGGCTGTTATTGCTATTGCTTTACCCGCATCCTCAGAACCGTCTACTATCAGATATAAACCCGTGTCGAATTCATCGCTTTCAAAAAGAGTCTCCTTCATGCTCTCAACCAAATAATCACCGAATCCTAATCCGGATACGAACTTCATTCTCCCCGCAATACCCAATTTTTGATAATCCGAAAGAGAGATAGGGGGATCGCTTTCCCCCGTCAGTATTGCGTCAAGCCAGGTGTCGTATTGAGGAGGCAGCACTAATTTTTACCGGCGGGAAAAATTCGCCGTCCGATATAGATACCCAAAAGAAGAGGAGCCATAACCGTCCAGAAGTCGAGTATGAATCGTTCCACCCCCGTCACTGTAGATTTTCCCCTATTTGCTTGCAAATCGGCTGGAAATGTATTACTTTACATTTGGTTACCAATATGTAAGATTTTAGAGGTGTTTGTAAACTTTTCACGCTTAAATGTAAAGTTTATGACCTTATATGTCAAGTATATTCTGATTATATAGGTTGTATGTAAAATATTATGGCTAAATATACTGATAAACAGTTGATTACTATAGGCTTAAATGTGTCAATATTTCTTAAGGTCGCTAAAAAGACACAGCAAGAATTTGCCGATGAGATGGGAAAAACTCGTCAAACGGTCAACGCATGGATCAATGGAAGGGGCATCACCCGGGGAGCTTTAGAATCTATTGCGATGTTATGCTCGCGATGGATAGGTGTAACAATACGACCTGAAGAATTTCTAAATGAAGGATTTGCAGAAACTTTGACTTCTGAATTAAGCGGCAGCGAAATTGAACACGACTCATCTTATACCCGCACAACCCTCTCTATTGAGGAATATATCTCCAAAAACAAGTTAGGTGAGAATTTGGATGATGATGATGAGGAATTTCTCCGCAGCCTGTACGGCAGAGGCAGCAAGCTTGAAAAAGTCCCGGAGAAAAGCATCCGCAATATGCTCAGAGCGTTCAGGGAAAACATCAAAGACCAGTGGATTTCGGGGAAAAAATAGCCGGGGAATACGGTTTCAGACTACTGCGCGTAGATCTCGATGACTCCCTCAGGGGTTGTGTTTCCGTACTAAACAGTATTAAGGTCATCTTAGTGAACGAAAATGACCGCTCCGAACGCCAGAATTTCACTATCGCTCACGAGATAGGTCATTACGAGTTGGACCACCTCACCGGCTCCGAACAGACATGGGAACAGGAAGAGGAAGCAAATCTTTTCGCCGCCGATCTTCTGCTCGATCCTGCCGAGCTACGCGGACTCGCATACGAACCGATAGAAAAACTTAAAGAAATATTTCCACACTGTTCGCACGAGGTCATTGCCCGGCAATGCCTCAAACACCGTGACGCTGTCATGACCATCTTCGATAATTACCATATGACAGCCCGCATACTCTCCCCCCTAATCGGCCGCGACCGGAAGATACCCCTGCAGGATTATGAGTTCGACACTGTCAAGCACTGTCTGAAGCAGCGCAAACGTCTCCACCGCCGCAACCGCGAGATGGAATGCTGGGCGAACTATATAGAAGACCCTCCCGGCACCCGCTTCCGCCGCGTCATCCTCTTCACGGAGGGTCGCGGTCAGTTTCAGGATGAGTGAGAGATTCAGTAGATTTCAGAATAACACCCTCCGTCCCGAAGCTTCGGGACACCTCCCTCAAGGGAGGAGGATGCGATTACTCCCCCCTCAAGGAAGGAGGTCGAAAT
Proteins encoded:
- a CDS encoding sigma-70 family RNA polymerase sigma factor, which gives rise to MSLDFITEKQSYSTALEESESSNRLYKLMTKHLCEFIVNSRKLTERQVEIFLLRAKGFTFEEIGEMLGVKKQTVHESFQKTIQMLKLPEEPDESENL
- a CDS encoding helix-turn-helix transcriptional regulator codes for the protein MAKYTDKQLITIGLNVSIFLKVAKKTQQEFADEMGKTRQTVNAWINGRGITRGALESIAMLCSRWIGVTIRPEEFLNEGFAETLTSELSGSEIEHDSSYTRTTLSIEEYISKNKLGENLDDDDEEFLRSLYGRGSKLEKVPEKSIRNMLRAFRENIKDQWISGKK
- a CDS encoding ImmA/IrrE family metallo-endopeptidase, producing MDFGEKIAGEYGFRLLRVDLDDSLRGCVSVLNSIKVILVNENDRSERQNFTIAHEIGHYELDHLTGSEQTWEQEEEANLFAADLLLDPAELRGLAYEPIEKLKEIFPHCSHEVIARQCLKHRDAVMTIFDNYHMTARILSPLIGRDRKIPLQDYEFDTVKHCLKQRKRLHRRNREMECWANYIEDPPGTRFRRVILFTEGRGQFQDE